A window of the Gemmatimonadota bacterium genome harbors these coding sequences:
- the rpsG gene encoding 30S ribosomal protein S7, with the protein MSRRNQAVVRKVPADPIYESTLVTKFINDLMVAGKKSLSEKIFYDAMKVVEEKSGQPAINVFRQAISNAKPTLEVKSRRVGGATYQVPIEVRQERRQALAIKWMIGFARQRGERTMVDKLAAEILSASRNEGSTIKKKDDTHRMAEANKAFAHYRW; encoded by the coding sequence ATGAGCCGACGCAACCAGGCGGTGGTCCGCAAGGTGCCCGCCGATCCGATCTACGAGTCGACGCTCGTCACCAAGTTCATCAACGACCTGATGGTGGCCGGGAAGAAGTCGCTCTCCGAGAAGATCTTCTACGACGCCATGAAGGTGGTCGAAGAGAAGAGCGGCCAGCCCGCGATCAACGTGTTTCGCCAGGCGATTTCAAACGCCAAGCCCACCCTGGAGGTGAAGAGCCGCAGGGTAGGTGGCGCTACGTACCAGGTGCCGATCGAGGTACGGCAGGAGCGGCGGCAAGCGCTCGCGATCAAGTGGATGATCGGATTCGCGCGGCAGCGCGGCGAGCGCACGATGGTGGACAAGCTGGCGGCGGAGATCCTGTCCGCGAGCCGCAACGAGGGAAGCACCATCAAGAAGAAGGACGATACGCACCGGATGGCGGAGGCCAACAAGGCCTTCGCGCACTACCGCTGGTAG